CTGATCTCTACATCTTTGATGGCTTTTCCAACCCCAGGAATCATTCCCATAAGGTCTTTCATATTACCCATCTTCTTGATCTGGTTGATCTGCTTTAAGAAATCGTCAAAACCAAACTCGTTTTTAGCAATTTTCTTGTGAAGTTTCTTAGCTTCTTCTTCGTCAAATTGCTCCTGAGCTCTTTCTACTAAGGAAACAACGTCTCCCATTCCTAAGATTCTGTCTGCCATCCTTTCTGGGTAGAAAAGATCAAGGGCTTCCATTTTTTCACCTGTAGAGATGAATTTGATCGGTTTTTCAACTACAGAACGGATTGTCAATGCAGCTCCCCCTCTTGTATCACCATCTAATTTGGTTAAGACAACTCCGTCAAAGTTTAAGGCATCGTTGAACGCCTTAGCGGTATTCACAGCATCCTGACCAGTCATGGAATCCACTACGAAAAGGGTTTCCTGTGGTTTGATAAAATAATGTACAGATTTAATCTCGTTCATCATCTGCTCATCAATAGCCAAACGACCTGCAGTATCCACAATAACGACATCGTGGTTGTTGGCCTTTGCAAAATTAATGGCATTTTCAGCAATCGTAGAAGGGTTTGTGGCGCCTTCTTCAGTATATACAGGTACATTAATTTGTCCTCCTAATACTTTCAGCTGATCAATTGCAGCAGGACGGTAAACGTCACATGCTACCAATAAAGGCTTTTTATTTCTTTTTGTCTGTAAATAATTAGCAAGCTTTCCTGAGAAAGTCGTCTTACCTGAACCTTGAAGACCTGCGATAAGAATAACAGATGGTTTTCCGGCAAGATTAATTCCTTCCTGAGAACCTCCCATTAGATCCACCAACTCATCGTGAACGATTTTTGTCATCAACTGTCCCGGAGTAAGGGAAGTAAGAACGTTTTCGCCTAATGCTTTATCCTGAACTCTCTTGGTAAGATCCTTTGCAACTTTATAGTTAACGTCGGCATCCACCAATGCTCTACGGATTTCCTTTACGGTTTCCGCCACATTGATTTCGGTAATTTTTCCACGTCCGGAAATATTATGTAATGCCTTGTCTAATTTATCCTGTAAACTATTAAACATATTTATTGTAAATTATAGGTTTGCAAAAATAAGGAATTTTTAAGAAACCTGAGTATGATAGACTTAATATTATAAGGATTTGATTAAAGTTGGAAGCTGGGAGCGGGAAGAAGGGAGGTTTTATTAGCCGATAAAATGAAACGTGTTTGTTTTAAGGATTATTTTAGAGAGTGTGTCTAAAGTATTTTATAATAGTTGGAAGCTGGAGGCGGGAAGAAGGGAGGTTTTATTAGCCGATCAAATGAAATGTGTTTGTTTTAAGGATTATTTTAGAGAGTGTATCTAAAGTATTTTATAATAGCTGGAAGCTGGAGGCGGGAAGAAGGGAGGTTTTATTAGCAATAAAACAAACTATCATCTTTTTTGATAGATTTGAGAAGACGGAAGAAAAAGGATACCAGAAGGATGTTCGGTTGATCAAATGAAATGTGATGGTTTGTATAGCTGTCCAAAAATTACAGTTTTTTTTATTAAATGAATAAAATCTATTATTGTAACACAATAGTAACTTTCATCATCCTTCTTCCAGCTTCCGGCCTTGTAATACAGAAGAATTCAGAATTATTTTGTTTCAAAAATTTTAATCCTATTTTTGCAGCATGAATTTTCTTGATAGTTTTATTATTGTATTATTAATAGTACTGCTTAATATAATAGTATATATAATATTTAAAAAGTATTTGTACGGTAAACAGGATGCGGGAATGAAATTCCTGGTCATTAATCTCTCTAAGGATCTGCTCTGGCTTATTACTTCTTTAATAATTATAGAGAAGACGAAAGCTAATTTCTCTTTATAGTGATCTGTTTTCTTATCGCATCATTCCTTATTTATTTACCCATAATAAAACTCATTAATAAGTCTTAATTATTTTGATGATAAAAATCAATTTTTAGTATTGGTAAAGTTTAATAAAATCGATATATTTGCACACGATTAAAAAAGAGATATGAACAGAAAAATTTCTTCATTATTTTTCGCATTTTTATTTGTGTTTATAAGCAGTTTAGCTGCTGCTCAACACGAATCAGAAGGAGAAGTATCAGCGGAAAAAGTAGAGAACAAAGAAGCGAAAGACGGCTTCAATGCGACCACAATGATCATGGAACACATTGGTGATTCTAATGAATGGCATTTATGGACTACAAAAGATGACAGTGGTGAAGAACATCACGTTTCTATCCCTTTGCCTGTTATCATTAAAGATAATGAAGGATGGCATACTTTCTTTCTAGTAGTATTGCTCACGGACACGAACATGATGGGTATACTTTAGAGCACGGACAAGTAGTTTCTACTAAAGGAGTTGAAAAAGCTACATTATTTTCAATCATCAGTGGGAAACAAAAATCAAACGAAGTGTTTTTTGATCTTTCAGTAACAAAAAATGCGGCTTCAATGTTCTTGTCAGTAATTTTTATGGCAGTAGTGTTCATAGGAATGGCAAGAAACTATAAGAAATCACAACTTCCAAAAGGTATTGGGAAATTAATGGAGCCAGTGATTGTGTTTATCAGAGACGAAGTGGCTATTCCAAACATCGGGTCTGTTAAATATAAAAGATATATGCCTTATTTATTAACTGCATTTTTCTTTATCTGGATTAATAACTTGTTTGGATTGATTCCTTTCTTCCCATTCGGTGCTAACCTTACTGGTAACATTGCGATCACAGCAGTATTAGCGATCATTACATTATTAATTACATTATTCAGTGCGAATAAAGATTACTGGAACACATCTTTATGCCACCGGTTCCAATCTTATTGTACCCAATTATGGTTCCAATCGAGATTATCGGAATCTTTACAAAGCCTTTCGCTTTAATGATGCGACTTTTCGCTAACGTTACAGCGGGACACATTATGATCTTGGCGATCGTTTCATTGATCTTCATTTTCAAAACTCCATTATTAGGATTTGCATCTGTACCATTAGCATTATTCGTTTCAGTATTGGAATTACTGGTAGCAGCATTGCAAGCATATATCTTCACTGTACTATCCGCACTATTTATCGGAATCGCAGTGGCAGAACACGAACATGAGCACGGTCACGAAGAGCACGCTCACTAATTAAAAGAAAGAATTTAAAAATAATTTTTTAACTAATATAATTTATTTATTATGGATTTATCAACAGGAGCAGGATTAATTTACGTAGGTATCGGTTTAGCAGTACTAGGTGTAGGTCTAGGTATCGGTAAAATCGGTGGTCACGCAATGGACGCTATCGCTAGACAACCAGAACAAGCTGGTAAGATTCAAGGAGCAATGCTTATTGCTGCTGGTCTTATTGAAGGTGCTGGTCTTATCGCGATCATCTTTGGTGCTTTCATCAAGTAATCTATCCTCAAAAAACATTCTTAGCAGTAAAGCGGTTGGCTGCTGCTAAGAATTTTTAAAAAACGATCCATAAAATAACATTTAAAAAAAGAATTTACAGATATGGGAATTATTGAACCTGGAATTGGACTTTTGTTTTGGATGACGCTTACTTTTGTTATCCTATTATTTCTTCTAGCTAAATTCGCTTGGAAACCAATTGTAAATGCTGTTAATGAAAGAGAAACTTCTATCATTGATGCATTAAACCAAGCTAAATTGGCTAAAAAAGAGATGGAAGATCTTAAAGCTGACAACGAAAGAATCATTCGTGAAGCTAAAATTGAAAGAGACGCTATCCTTAAAGAAGCTAGAGAAATTAAAGACAGAATCGTAGGTGAAGCTAAAGATGTTGCTAAAGCTGAAGGAGATAAACTTATCGAAGCTGCTAAGCAAACAATCAACGCTGAGAAAAATGCTGCAATGGCAGACATCAAAACTCAGATCGGTGCTTTATCTGTAAACATTGCAGAGTCTATCTTAAAACAAAAGTTAGATAATACAGAAGCTCAAAACGAATTAGTTCAAAATTATATCAACAAATCTAACCTTAACTAAGAATGCTTACATCTAAAGTAGCGAAAAGATACGCACAGGGTTTACTTGATTTCACAAATGAATCAGGTCAGACAGCTGCCGTGTTTTCTGAAATGAAAGATGTAGTGAAGATTATGATTGAATCTAAAGATTTAAACAAATTCTTCCTTACCCCTTACATTGATGCAAAAAAGAAAATAGAGGTAGCAAACGAAATTTTCAAAGGTTTATCAGCATCTTCCCAGAATTTGATCAGATTGGTTATTAAACACGGACGTGAGAACCAATTGAAAAATATCGCTCAGGAATTCATCAACAAAGTTGAAGATATCAACGGAGTGCAGAGAGTAACGCTTACAACAGCAACTCAGCTTTCTAAAGAGAATATTGATCAGATCCTAAGATCTACCAACTTGGTGAATGCCAATTCAAACTTCGATTTGAAAGTAAACATCAACCAGGATATTTTAGGTGGATATATCCTAAGAGTGGGAGACCAGCAGGTAGACGCGTCTGTAAAGACCAAATTGAACCAAGTTAAAAAAGATTTCCAATTAAATTAAGAAAAACAACCATACAATGGCAGAAATAAATCCGGCAGAAGTATCTGCGATCTTAAAACAGCAATTGGCCAACTTCGATACTCAATCAAACGTTGAGGAAGTAGGTACAGTTTTAACCATCGGTGATGGTATTGCTCGTGTATACGGGTTAGAAAACGTACAATACGGAGAGTTGGTGAAATTTTCTAGTGATGTAGAAGGTATTGTACTTAACCTTGAAGAAGACAACGTAGGTGTTGCTCTACTTGGAGAAAGTAAATTAGTAAAAGAAGGGGATACAGTAAGAAGAACAAACAGAATCTCTTCTATCAAAGTAGGAGAAGGAATGTTAGGAAGAGTAGTAGATACTCTTGGTAACCCTATCGATGGTAAAGGTCCTATTACAGGAGATTTATACGAAATGCCATTAGAAAGAAAGGCTCCTGGAGTTATCTTCAGACAGCCGGTAACTGAGCCTTTACAGTCAGGTATTGTTGCAATTGATGCGATGATTCCAGTAGGAAGAGGACAAAGAGAGCTTATCATTGGTGACAGACAAACAGGTAAACTACTGTTGCGATTGATACGATCATCAACCAAAAAGAATTCTTTGATGCAGGTAAGCCTGTATATTGTATATATGTTGCAATCGGTCAGAAAGCTTCTACTGTAGCACAAATCGTTAAAACTCTTTCTGATAAAGGAGCTTTAGCTTATACTGTAATCGTTGCAGCTAACGCATCAGATCCAGTTCCAATGCAGGTATATTCTGCAATGGCAGGAGCTTCTATCGGTGAGTTCTTCAGAGACACTGGTAGACCAGCATTGATCGTTTATGATGATTTATCTAAACAAGCTGTTGCTTACCGTGAGCTTTCTCTACTATTAAGAAGACCACCGGGCCGTGAAGCTTACCCTGGAGACGTTTTCTATCTTCACTCAAGACTATTGGAAAGAGCTGCAAAAGTAATCGCTGATGATAACATTGCTAAGCAAATGAATGACTTACCAGAGTCTCTTAGACCAATCGTGAAAGGGGGTGGTTCATTAACTGCTCTTCCAATCATTGAAACTCAGGCAGGTGACGTTTCTGCGTATATCCCAACTAACGTAATCTCTATTACTGACGGACAGATCTTCTTGGAGTCTGATCTATTCAACTCAGGGGTTCGTCCGGCGATCAACGTAGGTATTTCTGTATCGAGAGTAGGAGGTAACGCTCAGATCAAATCAATGAAAAAAGTTTCTGGTACGCTAAAATTAGACCAGGCTCAATATAAAGAACTAGAAGCGTTTGCTAAGTTTGGTTCTGACCTTGATGCTTCTACTTTAGCAGTAATCTCTAAAGGAGAAAGAAACGTAGAGATCCTTAAGCAGCCGGTAAATGCTCCACTTCCTGTAGACAGTCAGGTAGCAATCGTATATGCTGGAACAGAAAACTTAATGAGAAACGTTCCATTGAACAAGATTAAAGAATTCCAACACGAATATATCGAGTTCCTAAGATCTAAGCATCCTGATACTATGGCTGCAATTAAGTCTGGGAAAATTGATAACGATATTACAAGCGTTCTTAAGCAGGCAGCTAATGATTTAGCTTCTAAATACAACTAAAAAAATTCAATGTTTAAGGTTTAAAATATAGCATTTTAAGCCTTAAACTTTAGACCTTAAACTTTGAACCCAAATTAATGGCAAACTTAAAAGAAATACGAGGCAGAATTACGTCAATTTCATCTACGATGCAGATTACACGTGCTATGAAGATGGTTTCCGCTGCGAAACTTAAAAAAGCACAAGACGCAATCGTAATGTTAAGACCTTATTCTGAAAAATTACAGGAGCTTATCCAGAATGTAAATTCTAGCTCTGATCCTGATCAGATTTCTGTATATGCTCAGAAAAGAGAGGTTAAAAGAATACTTTTCATCGCTGTTACTTCAAACAGAGGTCTTGCGGGAGCTTTTAACTCTTCAATCGTAAAAGAGCTTAACCTTCAGTTTCAGAACAATTCTCAGTACGAGATTGAAGTTCTTCCTGTAGGTAAAAAAGTACATGATGCTGTAAGAAGAAATCGTTCAGTATATGCTAATGGAAGTTCTGTGTATGATAACTTGAACTTTGATGCAGTTGCTCACATTACAGAAGGGGTGATGACTAGCTTCAAAGAAGGTAAATTTGACGAAGTTTATGTTATTTTATAACAAATTCGTTAATGCTGCTACTCAGGAAGTAACTACAGAACAGCTTCTTCCAATCTCAATGCCTGAAACTACAGAGCCACAGGTTGAGACAGATTATATTTTTTTGAACCTAACAGAGCTGAAATCCTGGATAACTTGATTCCAAAAATCTATCAAAAACTCAGGTTTTTCAAATCAATTTTTAGATTCAGTAGCATCTGAGCATGGAGCGAGAATGACTGCAATGCATAAAGCTACAGATAACGCAGAAGCTTTGAGAAATGATCTTAAGATTTTCTACAACAAAGCAAGACAGGCTGCAATTACCAACGAAATCTTGGAAATTGTTTCTGGAGCAGAAGCTTTAAAAAATTCATAAAGAATTATTTTAACATACCATCAAAAGCATCGATCTTATCGGTGCTTTTTTTGTTTTTAAAAAGTAGAAAACGCTTTTTAGCATCCAAAAACATTCTTTTTACGATAGAAACGACCTGAACTTCCATTTTTTTTTAAAAACAGAAAATAGCCATATTTTAAGACGTGATTTTTTTTCTTAAAATTCCTTTATTGAAATAATCTATCCCGGATTCAGGTTATTTTTATTTTGCATATCTTTGTACCTAATAAAATTTATACAACTTCTAAATGGACTCGGACATAGTCAGGCTTTTGCTGGCCTTATTTCTTGTTTTACTAAATGGCTTCTTCGTAGCCGCAGAATTTTCAATTGTTAAAGTTCGTTACTCACAAATCCAAATAAAAGCCGCAGAAGGGGATTCTATGGCTAAGCAGGCAGAACATATCATCAAGCATCTTGATGAATATCTTTCCGCTACACAATTAGGTATTACATTGGCATCGCTTGCCCTTGGATGGGTAGGAGAAAGCGCACTGCATCATATTTTTGAAAATATTTTTACGTCTTTGAACGTTAATTTGACTCAGACAACAATTACTACCATTTCGGTAGCTACCAGTTTTGTTTTGATTACCGTTATGCATATTGTATTTGGTGAACTTATTCCTAAATCGATAGCCATCAGGAAATCTGAAGCAACCACTATGGCAACAGCAGTGCCATTGAGAGTTTTTTATACTATTTTTAAACCGTTTATCTGGCTAATGAACCTTATGTCAAACGGTTTCTTAAGACTGATCAAAATTCACCCGGCTTCGGAGCAGGAAATCCACTCCACAGAAGAACTACAGCTTTTGGTAAAGCAAAGTGCAGACAGTGGTGAAATTGAAGAGGAGAACTATGAGATCATTAAAAATGCCTTTGATTTTACAGATCACTCTGCGAAACAAATCATGGTTCCAAGACAGAATATTACTTCCATCGATTTTGAAGAAGATGTGAACGATATCATCAATAAGATTATGGATAGTGGATATTCCCGTATCCCTGTATATATTGATTCTATAGACAATGTAATCGGAATTTTCTACACCAAGGAAATTATAAGAGAATTTGTTAAAAGAAAAGGAGATCTGGATCATGAGGATCTTAAAGATTTAATGCGTGATGCCTTTTTCGTAGTAGGAAGTAAGAAGGTTTCAGACTTATTGAAAACTTTCCAATTGAAAAAACAGCATATTGCTGTTGTTATTGACGAATTTGGTGGAACTGAAGGGATTATTACCCTGGAAGATATTCTTGAAGAGCTTGTGGGAGAAATTCAGGATGAAGAAGATGACGAAGAAAAGATTGTTGACAAAATAGCGGATAATACCTATTGGGTACAAGCTACTCAGCCTTTGGAAGAGATCAATGAATTTTTACCTAAGAAGCTCCCTCTTTCAGAAGAAAGTGAATACAACTCGCTGGCAGGGTTTATTCTTTATGAACTGGAAGAAATTCCTGAGGAAAACCAGGAATTTTATCTGGATGACTATTATTTCAAGATTCTGAAAATGAACAATAAGAGTGTAGAGCTGGTTGAATTGATATACCAGGAACCCAATGCTATTGATAGTTTAGCAGAAAAAATTGGTGAAGTTTAAAATAGCTAAGAATGAATTTTTATAATACGATAAAAGACTACGAAGATCCGAAACGTCAATATGAAGAAGAAGTTCTGGTATTGGATGATACAGATGAAGTCTACAAACTAGTGTTGCATAATGATGATGTTCATACTTTCGATTATGTTATCGACAGCTTGATTGAAGTATGTAAGCATACATTAGAGCAAGCAGAACAATGTACAATTCTTGTCCACTATAAGGGCAAATGCACTGTAAAAACAGGCTCATTGGATATTTTGAAGCCTATGCACGAAAAATTACTTTCACGCGAATTAACAAGTGAAATCGTATAAAATAAAAACCGACAATTTAATTGTCGGTTTTTTTATTGAATTCAAGGATGAAAATCGAGTAACAACAATACATCACAAAGAATGATCGTATTCCGGGAAATTTTTTAATCTTTAAATGCTTTAATCTTTTAATTTCTCAATATTCTTGCATTGCCACATTTTATCTAAAATAGTATATTTGTACCAACTATAAAGAAACAAAAAACAATGCTTGTAATAGGAATTGCCGGTGGAACAGGATCTGGCAAACTACAGTTGTTGATAAGATACTTCAACAGCTTGATATCGAAGGAATGAATATCCTTTCTCAGGATAATTATTATCACGACAACCAAGGTCTTACATTGACTGAAAGAGAGGCTTTAAATTATGACCATCCGAAGTCAATAGATTTTGAACTATTGATAAAACACGTAAAAGCTTTAAAAAATAACGAGCCAATAGAACAGCCGATTTATAGCTTTGTGACACATTCCAGAACAGGAGATCACGTAACTGTAGAACCTAAGAATGTATTGGTAGTAGAAGGAATTTTGGTTCTTACCAATAAAGAATTACTGAAAGAATTTGACCTGAAGGTTTTCGTTCATGCAGA
This is a stretch of genomic DNA from Chryseobacterium tructae. It encodes these proteins:
- a CDS encoding F0F1 ATP synthase subunit B; translation: MGIIEPGIGLLFWMTLTFVILLFLLAKFAWKPIVNAVNERETSIIDALNQAKLAKKEMEDLKADNERIIREAKIERDAILKEAREIKDRIVGEAKDVAKAEGDKLIEAAKQTINAEKNAAMADIKTQIGALSVNIAESILKQKLDNTEAQNELVQNYINKSNLN
- a CDS encoding hemolysin family protein; this encodes MDSDIVRLLLALFLVLLNGFFVAAEFSIVKVRYSQIQIKAAEGDSMAKQAEHIIKHLDEYLSATQLGITLASLALGWVGESALHHIFENIFTSLNVNLTQTTITTISVATSFVLITVMHIVFGELIPKSIAIRKSEATTMATAVPLRVFYTIFKPFIWLMNLMSNGFLRLIKIHPASEQEIHSTEELQLLVKQSADSGEIEEENYEIIKNAFDFTDHSAKQIMVPRQNITSIDFEEDVNDIINKIMDSGYSRIPVYIDSIDNVIGIFYTKEIIREFVKRKGDLDHEDLKDLMRDAFFVVGSKKVSDLLKTFQLKKQHIAVVIDEFGGTEGIITLEDILEELVGEIQDEEDDEEKIVDKIADNTYWVQATQPLEEINEFLPKKLPLSEESEYNSLAGFILYELEEIPEENQEFYLDDYYFKILKMNNKSVELVELIYQEPNAIDSLAEKIGEV
- a CDS encoding ATP synthase F0 subunit C encodes the protein MDLSTGAGLIYVGIGLAVLGVGLGIGKIGGHAMDAIARQPEQAGKIQGAMLIAAGLIEGAGLIAIIFGAFIK
- the atpH gene encoding ATP synthase F1 subunit delta, encoding MLTSKVAKRYAQGLLDFTNESGQTAAVFSEMKDVVKIMIESKDLNKFFLTPYIDAKKKIEVANEIFKGLSASSQNLIRLVIKHGRENQLKNIAQEFINKVEDINGVQRVTLTTATQLSKENIDQILRSTNLVNANSNFDLKVNINQDILGGYILRVGDQQVDASVKTKLNQVKKDFQLN
- a CDS encoding ATP-dependent Clp protease adaptor ClpS — encoded protein: MNFYNTIKDYEDPKRQYEEEVLVLDDTDEVYKLVLHNDDVHTFDYVIDSLIEVCKHTLEQAEQCTILVHYKGKCTVKTGSLDILKPMHEKLLSRELTSEIV
- the ffh gene encoding signal recognition particle protein, with protein sequence MFNSLQDKLDKALHNISGRGKITEINVAETVKEIRRALVDADVNYKVAKDLTKRVQDKALGENVLTSLTPGQLMTKIVHDELVDLMGGSQEGINLAGKPSVILIAGLQGSGKTTFSGKLANYLQTKRNKKPLLVACDVYRPAAIDQLKVLGGQINVPVYTEEGATNPSTIAENAINFAKANNHDVVIVDTAGRLAIDEQMMNEIKSVHYFIKPQETLFVVDSMTGQDAVNTAKAFNDALNFDGVVLTKLDGDTRGGAALTIRSVVEKPIKFISTGEKMEALDLFYPERMADRILGMGDVVSLVERAQEQFDEEEAKKLHKKIAKNEFGFDDFLKQINQIKKMGNMKDLMGMIPGVGKAIKDVEISDDAFKHIEAIIYSMTPDERRTPSIINTQRKNRIAKGAGRKIEDVNQLMKQFDQMGKMMKMMQGPQGKQMMQMMSKMPNMPGMGGMFGK